ATAGCTGATCAAGCCGCGTTGTATAGCATAACTTCAGTAAAAGCTTGATCGTGGGGCTCGTTTGGTTTCGAGTGATGGCCAATCGAAATCAATACCGTCCGTCCAATACTTATGCATTTGTGCATATTTTGGCTTGGTGCGATAGCTGTGTTTATGTACAGTGGTTTCGCGAACATTCTGTTTGCACATCAAGTGTTTGCTTGCCCACGCTATCGATAGCCACTGGAAGGCATTCTTAAGGGAACTAAACATCAAGGAGAAACACATGTCACCACCAGATATTACTCTGCCTCCCATTATCGTGACCCCTGATCCACCATTGCCCAATCCACCAGGGCCTCTGCCAGGGGGTGGGGTCATTGCTAAACCACTGCCATGGGACGGCAAGTTCGCTTCTGGCCCTGAAGTTTATGCATTTTTCAATCAGGAACGAATTACGAGCGATCGGTACACAATGTCTGTGATTGTAACCGTCGCTAGCGCTCAACGAAGTATGGAGCAATCCTATACGGCCTACTTGCCCCAATTGCCGGCTGATGTTGAAGCAGAGATCGCGGCAGGTGTAGGACCTAACCCTCTCTCCGAACTTGAGAAGGCCAACAAGGAGAAATCCGTTGTAGACGGCCTGATTGCGCAGAACACCGCAGAATTGGCTACCGCTAACGCAGCTGCTACCGCTTTTTTTGGTAGAAATGTGCTCGCGGTTGAGATGAAAAAAAGTGCGGTTTATTTTGCAAATATCTTTCAATCACCTAAAAACCCAAACAGGCCCCTTGATACTTATAAAAACTGGGAGGCGTCAGCTACGGCGGCGTATTCAGCAAAAATACTTGAGGAAAAAATACGAATTCTTACAGAAAAGTCCGCATTACTGACCCAGAATGTTGCTACGGCCCAGGCAGCAGAAGACGTACGTCTCGCGGCGGAGGCCGAAGCCAAGCGCATTGCCGATGAAGCGGCAGCCGCTGAAGCCGCCAGAATCGCCGCTGAGGTCGAAGCCAAGCGTGTTGCCGATGAAGCGGCTGCAGTTGAGGCAGCCAGGGTCGCTGCTGAGGCCGAGGCCAAGCGCATTGCCGATGAAGCGGCAGCCGCTGAAGCCGCCAGAATCGCCGCTGAGATTGAAGCAAAACGCGTGGCTGATGAGGCTGCCGCTGCTGAAGCGGCGAGAGTCGCGGCAGAGGCTGAAGCTAAGCGGATCGCGGATGAAGCGGCAGCAGCGGAGGCAGCCAGGATCGCCGCCGAAGCAGCTGAGCAAGCCCGCTTAGCTGCAGAGGCTATTCGCGTTGCCAATACGTTTCGTGCTCCAGGCCCAGCGTCAGCGGCTGCACCGTTTGTTATAACCTCGGCGGGAACCATAGCTGTCATTGAAGCGGCGGCAGTGACCTTGCAAACAGCTATCCGCTCTGCAATTGCCGCCTTGACCAGTTTGGCAGCTGGCACCGCCTCAGGTCTTCTGGTTGGGGTTTCTGCTTTAATCTATTCGCCCAAACTGGCTAATGGGGAGTTGCCTGAACGTTATACGTTTAGTACCCCTGTGTCGGATCTTACCCCTGAGCTAAGCCAAGATTTGCCAGCCATTGCCGCCGCCGGCGGTACCGTTGATTTGCCTGTTCGGCTTAGCTCGAAAACAGCTGCAGATGGGCAGTCAGAAGTCATTGTGGTAAAGACTGATGGTGTGACGATTCCTTCGAAAGTCAGGGTGGTGGCTGCTACTTATAACGCCGAACAGAACCTGTACAGTGTGACGACAGGAGACGCCCCACCAAGGACTTTGACTTGGACACCGATTGTCGACCCTGGTAACAGCTCGACCACCCTACCTGCCGAACAACCTGCTCCACCGGTCTACACTGGAGCTAGTGTAACGCCGGTTGAAGGAAGGATTGACACTTTCCCAGGGGTTGCAGACGCTGGTTTTGATGACTTCGTCACCGTGTTCCCGGCAGACTCGGGTCTGCCTCCAATCTATGTGATGTTCAGGGACCGGCGAGAGGATCCAGGCGTGGCGACAGGTGTTGGCCAACCTGTGTCGGGGACTTGGTTAGGCGCTGCATCACAAGGTGAGGGTGCACCCATCCCGTCGCAGATTGCCGATCAACTTAGAGGGAAGGAATTTAAGAACTTCAGAGAGTTTCGAGAAACCTTCTGGAAAGCCGTAGCTAGTGACCCAGAACTTGCGAAACAATTTATTTTGACAAACAGAGACCGCATGATCACTGGTAAAGCTGCAAAGTCCAGAAAAGCTGATGCTGTGGGTAAACGATCATCTTTTGAACTTCATCATATTGACGAAGTTGCGAAAGGCGGAGATATTTACAATATCGAAAACATTCGTGTTTTGACACCTAAGCGTCACATAGA
The sequence above is drawn from the Pseudomonas quebecensis genome and encodes:
- a CDS encoding S-type pyocin domain-containing protein; translated protein: MSPPDITLPPIIVTPDPPLPNPPGPLPGGGVIAKPLPWDGKFASGPEVYAFFNQERITSDRYTMSVIVTVASAQRSMEQSYTAYLPQLPADVEAEIAAGVGPNPLSELEKANKEKSVVDGLIAQNTAELATANAAATAFFGRNVLAVEMKKSAVYFANIFQSPKNPNRPLDTYKNWEASATAAYSAKILEEKIRILTEKSALLTQNVATAQAAEDVRLAAEAEAKRIADEAAAAEAARIAAEVEAKRVADEAAAVEAARVAAEAEAKRIADEAAAAEAARIAAEIEAKRVADEAAAAEAARVAAEAEAKRIADEAAAAEAARIAAEAAEQARLAAEAIRVANTFRAPGPASAAAPFVITSAGTIAVIEAAAVTLQTAIRSAIAALTSLAAGTASGLLVGVSALIYSPKLANGELPERYTFSTPVSDLTPELSQDLPAIAAAGGTVDLPVRLSSKTAADGQSEVIVVKTDGVTIPSKVRVVAATYNAEQNLYSVTTGDAPPRTLTWTPIVDPGNSSTTLPAEQPAPPVYTGASVTPVEGRIDTFPGVADAGFDDFVTVFPADSGLPPIYVMFRDRREDPGVATGVGQPVSGTWLGAASQGEGAPIPSQIADQLRGKEFKNFREFRETFWKAVASDPELAKQFILTNRDRMITGKAAKSRKADAVGKRSSFELHHIDEVAKGGDIYNIENIRVLTPKRHIDIHKEVK